A window of Melopsittacus undulatus isolate bMelUnd1 chromosome 2, bMelUnd1.mat.Z, whole genome shotgun sequence contains these coding sequences:
- the RWDD2B gene encoding RWD domain-containing protein 2B yields the protein MTNREEAEIQISELDLLSSMFPYEEEFVLTDQLAVAELKHYVENESAEMPSSKVQFILNVKPEICNASMVEFSMACALPFKYPAVLPEITVRSSLLSRSQQLHLNSDLKTYLMQNCSGEPCMLSAREWVKDHAAAYIDKELSSSSVTASNATQPEVIMFTRLWIYSHHIYNKQKRKNIIDWAKELSLSGFCMPGKPGVVCVEGLQSNCEEFWSRVRRLTWKRILIRHREDVSLEGGGHAEIQKQRKFSTLEEKCFDAHGARGNHMDLGQLYHFLEEKGCADIFQMYFGVEGH from the exons ATGACTAACCGAGAAGAAGCTGAGATACAAATTTCAGAATTGGATTTACTCTCTAGCATGTTTCCTTATGAGGAAGAGTTCGTTCTGACTGACCAGCTGGCTGTAGCAGAGCTAAAACACTATGTTGAAAATGAGTCTGCAGAGATGCCATCTTCGAAAGTTCAGTTTATACTCAATGTAAAGCCAGAGATCTGTAATGCTTCTATG gtGGAATTCTCTATGGCCTGTGCTTTACCGTTTAAATATCCAGCTGTTCTACCAGAAATTACTGTGAG GTCGTCGTTATTGAGCCGCTCTCAGCAGCTTCACCTGAACTCAGATCTAAAAACATATTTGATGCAAAACTGCAGTGGTGAACCCTGTATGTTGAGTGCAAGGGAATGGGTTAAAGACCATGCAGCTGCTTACATTGACAAAGAGCTTTCATCTTCTTCAGTGACAGCATCGAATGCTACACAGCCAGAAGTCATCATGTTCACTCGACTGTGGATCTATAGTCATCACATTTACaataagcaaaaaagaaagaatattattGATTGGGCCAAGGAGCTCTCTCTGTCAGGGTTTTGCATGCCAGGGAAACCAGGTGTTGTTTGTGTAGAAGGTCTTCAAAGTAATTGTGAAGAGTTCTGGTCAAG AGTGAGAAGATTAACATGGAAAAGAATTCTCATTCGGCACAGAGAAGATGTTTCTTTGGAAGGTGGAGGACATGCTGAgattcagaaacaaagaaagttCTCcactttggaagaaaaatgttttgatgcACATGGTGCCAGAGGGAATCATATGGATTTGGGGCAGCTATATcattttttagaagaaaaaggatgTGCTGACATCTTTCAAATGTACTTTGGGGTTGAAGGGCATTGA
- the LTN1 gene encoding E3 ubiquitin-protein ligase listerin, producing MGGKNKQRTKGNLRPSSSGRAAELLAKERGTVPGFIGFGTSQNDLGYVPAVQGAEEIDSLVDADFRMVLRKLSKRDITTKLKAMQEFGTMCKEREAEVVKGVLPYWPRIYCKISLDHDRRVREATQQSFEQLILKVKKHLAPYLKSIMGYWLIAQCDTYSPAASAAKVAFEKAFPSSKQPEALVFCKDEILNVLQDHLLKETPDTLSDPQTVPDEEREAKFFRILTCSLLALKKLLIMLPKKEVHSLEEKLMSLLSQNKFWKYSKHNIPQVRSAFFELASAFCQYLPELMKAEAPRACTAVLLSIDDSDAAVCPALWEAVLYAVTTIEDCWAHVNAKKGVLPKLWAVLREGGQGLATIIYPNLLPFISRVPPGIAEPKLDYFRTFFSSIIQGLSSERAISSPSESSAIITAFMECLRFAILQKIDEEDDQRQIHQMLIYDQLIPLTNAVLKEPRLQNGPLFYQLAETLSSWEAKAELPSDDGTDEVFQKLLSNFWDHLLKMCVLHVDTLDADEKSLFAISGMLEILQNPKSATKPNNRKSLKIRFTDEDESGRNTENGKFMEVRNNDSEVEADLQHSSLLRKEPLENLVCSLAELSIVYVNEQKSERHLKFLSALLNSFSSNRVFQVLLEQGNDASSAQTESQNEMKVHDESPSIRFLYMNLITWLKEDWRKDTHFLVDILYSVLNCCNSNDERKIILDNLTKMDLKWIIFLQIIQKACLSTTKLSLVSDWLKGDTLGERLVMLTDDLCHLGLKPVATSSEAASSERWTLLSLVLSQHVKNESLIGEAFVERIIDKLQAALSKAKDLSEAGNTEPSVSFICDVASSFFSSIKGCLLMPSSEDLLLTIFQLCAQRQDATHLTDLLVCKLKHTWMSGVNSLVHQLRSMQKQSTFLHKSALWVKNQIQSSSLDVKSLQVLISAVSDLLSKLMEAEGQSGCLVGAYVEDVMPNKTEWEKLHESLSTEWMHRPLLEGRLSMNCEPLGSCVKLCGTTKLPGHLCTSALLSKMVLLILENDTVHENCEVEKRKIDNIIAELLYSLQWVEELENPPYPLQEYLHMLEEMHITYEKFRMLSDTTGVQQTIFDRSEEHGKLWSLTMAKVIRAENAVSCEMKQLFKTTEGFPPLTEGRLHTLQCLSPFLLEEEKNELVFHCVAKLMTCTQTELSSTDGAFGCLSILNSCLNDSSIDCDHLLPGILKIIISWKNNSEDSFLFSCNLKETSAQLLGFNIEVIRYLPLLLKYSIAPLDSSEWDFIMCSMLAWLETTSENRSLYHVPLVQIFACVSCDLASALSTYFEAATPETTENLPVNLISEWKEFFSEGIHNLLLPLLVKITGETKNASEGSFQNSVLTSLGEALTYISKDQLLNHKLPAKFVAGQKTNLPDKLQTLLNTLSPLLLFRARAVQISVYHMLYKLMPELPKFDDEDLKSYGDEEEESALSPPAALMSVLATQEVLLENILECIPVGEFAVIQPLSDEFCLVLGYLLTWKLTLAFFKAASSQLRVLYSQYLRRTKSLNKLLYHLFRLMPESPIFSGPTSDVPNKDTKTFFTEELRLDVKGTGVLSSQIPHLACSVYHITLKDLPAMVRLWWNSCEKRVFNVVDKFTSKYVSSVLSAQEIASVQTSTQLFNGMTVKARSAAREVIATYSVDDIFIELIIQLPSNYPLGSITVESGKRVGVAVQQWRNWMLQLSTYLTHQNGSIMEGLSLWKNNVDKRFEGVEDCMICFSVIHGSNYSLPKKACRTCKKKFHSACLYKWFTSSNKSTCPLCRETFF from the exons ATGGGGGGAAAGAACAAGCAACGAACCAAGGGCAATCTGCGG CCTTCTAGCAGTGGCCGAGCTGCAGAGCTCCTTGCCAAAGAACGTGGAACAGTGCCTGGGTTTATTGGCTTTGGAACATCTCAGAATGATCTAGGATATGTTCCTGCAGTTCAAGGAGCAGAGGAGATAGACAGCCTTGTGGATGCTGATTTTCGAATGGTGTTGCGAAAACTCTCTAAAAGGGATATcacaacaaaattaaaa GCTATGCAAGAATTTGGAACAATGTgcaaggaaagggaagcagaagtTGTTAAAGGTGTTCTTCCTTACTGGCCAAGAATTTATTGTAAAATCTCACTG gatcACGATCGCCGCGTTCGAGAAGCAACTCAGCAGTCTTTTGAACAACTGATTCTTAAAGTAAAGAAGCACTTAGCTCCCTACTTAAAAAGTATTATGGGATACTGGTTGATTGCTCAATGTGACACTTACtcccctgctgcttctgctgcaaaagtagcttttgaaaaagcttttccttcaaGCAAGCAACCTGAAGCCTTAGTATTTTGTAAAGATGAAATTCTTAAC gtaCTTCAAGATCACCTTCTGAAAGAAACACCTGATACACTCAGTGACCCCCA aACTGTACCAGACGAAGAAAGGGAAGCTAAATTTTTCCGGATTCTGACCTGTTCGTTGTTAGCTTTAAAGAAGTTGCTGATCATGTTGCCAAAAAAAGAGGTGCATTCACTGGAGGAAAAGTTAATGTCACTTCTGTCCCAAAACAAGTTTTGGAAATACAGCAAACATAACATACCACAG GTTCGCTCAGCTTTCTTTGAGCTGGCTTCTGCTTTTTGCCAGTACTTGCCTGAGCTGATGAAAGCTGAAGCACCAAGAGCTTGTACTGCTGTTCTTCTCAGCATTGATGACAGTGATGCAGCGGTGTGTCCTGCTCTTTGGGAAGCTGTACTTTATGCTGTCACTACTATTGAG gACTGTTGGGCTCATGTAAATGCCAAAAAAGGAGTTCTGCCAAAGCTGTGGGCAGTGCTTCGAGAAGGTGGACAAGGACTAGCTACCATTATATACCCAAATCTCTTGCCGTTCATTAGCAGGGTACCTCCTGGCATTGCAGAACCAAAGCTGGACTATTTCAGGACTTTTTTCAGCTCTATAATTCAAGG GTTGTCAAGTGAGCGAGCAATATCCAGCCCTTCAGAAAGTTCAGCAATTATAACTGCTTTTATGGAGTGTCTGCGCTTTGCCATACTACAGAAAATAGATGAAGAAGATGACCAAAGGCAAATTCATCAAATGCTTATATATGACCAG CTAATTCCTCTCACCAATGCTGTACTTAAGGAGCCCAGGTTACAAAATGGACCACTGTTTTATCAACTAGCAGAAACGCTGAGCTCCTGGGAAGCTAAAGCAGAACTCCCTAGTGATGATGGCACAGATGAAGTTTTCCAGAAACTGTTGTCAAATTTTTGGgatcatcttttaaaaatgtgtgtgctTCATGTTGATACATTGGATGCTGATGAGAAATCATTGTTTGCCATATCTGGTATGCTAGAAATTCTTCAGAATCCAAAGAGTgctacaaaaccaaacaacagaaaatctcTAAAAATCAGATTTACAGATGAGGATGAATCTGGAAGAAACACAGAGAATGGAAAGTTTATGGAAGTGAGAAATAATGACTCTGAAGTAGAGGCTGACTTGCAGCATAGTTCACTTCTAAGAAAAGAACCTTTAGAGAATTTAGTCTGCAGCCTTGCTGAACTGAGTATTGTGTATGTGAATGAACAGAAGTCAGAACGGCATTTGAaatttctctctgccctgcttAACTCTTTTTCATCAAACAGAGTTTTTCAAGTACTTTTAGAGCAGGGCAATGATGCAAGTTCTGCTCAAACTGAATcccaaaatgaaatgaaagttcATGATGAAAGTCCATCCATACGATTTTTGTATATGAATTTAATAACTTGGCTGAAAGAAGACTGGAGAAAAGACACCCATTTTCTGGTTGACATTTTGTACAGTGTGCTTAATTGTTGCAACAGTAATGATGAAAGGAAAATCATTCTTGATAATTTAACAAAG atggatttgaaatggattatttttctccagataATTCAAAAG GCATGCTTAAGCACAACAAAACTTTCCTTAGTCTCTGACTGGCTGAAAGGAGATACACTTGGAGAAAGACTTGTAATGCTGACAGATGATCTGTGTCACCTGGGTTTAAAACCTGTAGCCACCTCATCAGAAGCAGCCTCTTCTGAAAGGTGGACCCTTCTGAGCTTAGTGTTGTCACAACATGTTAAAAATG AATCTTTGATTGGTGAAGCTTTTGTTGAAAGGATTATTGATAAACTTCAAGCAGCTCTGTCTAAAGCTAAGGATCTTTCTGAAGCTGGAAATACTGAACCATCAGTATCTTTCATCTGTGATGTAGCCTCAAGCTTTTTCAGTTCAATTAAAGGGTGTTTACTGATGCCATCCTCAGAAGACTTGCTGCTTACCATCTTCCAGCTGTGTGCTCAGAGGCAGGATGCCACACACTTAACAg ATTTACTTGTATGTAAATTAAAACACACTTGGATGTCTGGAGTAAATTCACTTGTGCATCAACTTCGGAGTATGCAGAAACAGAGTACCTTCTTGCATAAATCTGCACTGTGGGTCAAGAATCAAATTCAGTCTTCTTCCTTGGATGTTAAAAG CCTCCAGGTTTTGATCTCTGCAGTTAGTGATTTGTTGTCTAAGCTTATGGAAGCTGAGGGGCAGTCTGGATGTCTTGTGGGAGCTTATGTTGAAGATGTCATGCCAAACAAAACTGAGTGGGAGAAACTGCATGAGTCTCTGTCTACTGAG TGGATGCACAGACCTCTTTTGGAAGGAAGGCTTAGCATGAATTGTGAACCGTTGGGGTCATGTGTCAAGCTGTGTGGCACAACTAAACTTCCAGGCCATCTGTGTACTTCAGCCTTATTAAGTAAAATGGTGCTACTTATATTGGAAAATGATACAGTCCATGAAAATTGTGAAgttgaaaaaaggaaaatagataaTATAA TTGCAGAACTGTTGTACTCATTACAATGGGTTGAAGAGTTGGAAAATCCTCCTTATCCACTTCAGGAATATCTTCATATGTTAGAAGAAATGCACATCACCTATGAGAAGTTCAGGATGCTTAGTGATACAACTGGCGTTCAGCAAACAATATTTGATAG ATCAGAGGAACATGGAAAACTCTGGTCCTTAACCATGGCTAAAGTGATTCGTGCAGAAAATGCTGTATCCTGTGAGATGAAACAACTTTTTAAGACAACAGAAGG GTTTCCGCCATTAACAGAGGGCAGATTACATACACTTCAGTGCCTTTCACCTTTTCTgcttgaggaagaaaagaacGAGCTTGTTTTCCACTGTGTGGCCAAACTTATGACATGCACACAGACAGAGCTTTCTAGCACTGATG GAGCATTTGGgtgtctttccattttgaacTCCTGCTTGAATGATAGTAGCATTGATTGTGATCATCTACTACCTGGAATACTAAAAATCATAATATCTTGGAAAAACAACAGTGAGGACAGTTTTCTCTTTAGCTG taatCTGAAAGAGACAAGTGCTCAATTGCTTGGTTTCAACATAGAGGTGATCCGTTACCTTCCCTTGTTGCTGAAGTATTCCATAGCTCCTTTGGACAGCAGTGAATGGGACTTCATCATGTGCTCCATGCTGGCTTGGTTAGAG acAACAAGTGAAAACCGTTCACTTTATCATGTCCCGCTTGTGCAGATTTTTGCTTGTGTCAGTTGTGACCTGGCATCTGCCCTTAGCACTTACTTTGAAGCTGCAACTCCCGAAACTACTGAAAACCTTCCTGTGAACTTGATCAGTGAATGGAAAGAATTCTTTTCTGAGGGAATTCACAATTTGCTATTACCTTTGTTGGTGAAGATCACAG GAGAAACCAAAAACGCATCTGAAGGCTCTTTTCAGAACTCTGTGTTAACGTCTTTGGGTGAAGCTCTAACTTACATCTCGAAGGACCAGTTGTTAAACCATAAATTGCCAGCAAAGTTTGTTGCAGGCCAAAAAACAAATCTTCCAGATAAGCTCCAGACTCTACTAAATACATTATCTCCACTGTTGCTTTTCCGGGCTAGAGCTGTACAAATTTCTGTCTACCACATGTTGTATAA ATTAATGCCTGAATTGCCGAAATTTGATGACGAAGATCTGAAATCTTACggtgatgaagaggaagaatcAGCATT ATCACCTCCAGCAGCTCTTATGTCTGTCCTGGCCACTCAAGAGGTCTTGCTAGAAAACATCCTGGAATGCATTCCTGTtggagaatttgcagttattcAGCCCCTGAGCGATGAGTTCTGCCTTGTTCTGGGATACCTTCTCACTTGGAAGTTAACATTAGCTTTCTTCAAAGCAGCTTCTTCTCAG CTGCGAGTTCTCTACTCACAATACCTTAGAAGAACTAAAAGCTTGAATAAACTGCTTTATCACTTGTTCAGGCTTATGCCTGAAAGCCCCATCTTTTCTGGGCCAACTTCAGATGTTCCAAATAAGGACACAAAAACCTTCTTTACTGAAGAGCTTCGTTTAGATGTCAAAG GGACAGGAGTCCTGTCATCCCAGATTCCGCACTTGGCCTGCTCTGTGTACCATATAACACTGAAAGACCTTCCAGCCATGGTCAGGCTTTGGTGGAATAGCTGTGAGAAACGTGTCTTCAATGTTGTAGATAAGTTTACAAGCAAATATGTCAGCAGCGTGCTTTCTGCACAGGAAATAGCTTCTGTTCAGACTAGCACACAGTTATTTAATGGCATGACG GTAAAGGCTCGGTCTGCAGCACGGGAAGTCATCGCTACCTATTCAGTTGATGATATATTTATTGAACTAATAATACAGCTTCCATCAAATTACCCACTGGGATCCATAACAGTTGAGAGTGGAAAGAGGGTTGGTGTGGCTGTACAGCAATGGCGCAATTGGATGCTACAGCTAAGTACCTACCTTACACATCAG AATGGAAGTATTATGGAAGGATTGTCTTTGTGGAAAAATAACGTGGACAAACGTTTTGAGGGTGTTGAAGATTGCATGATCTGCTTTTCAGTCATTCATGGTTCCAACTATTCACTTCCCAAAAAAGCTTGCAGAACATGCAAGAAAAAGTTTCATTCAGCTTGCTTG taCAAATGGTTCACATCGAGCAACAAATCCACCTGTCCACTCTGTCGAGAGACATTTTTCTGA
- the N6AMT1 gene encoding methyltransferase N6AMT1 produces the protein MAASALPTPRYDHVGPHGPFRDVYEPAEDTFLLLDALEQDAALLRQARVEICLEIGSGSGVVSTFVASIIGSSALYICTDINPMAAYCTLETALLNNVHLQPVITDLVKGLSPRLNGKVDLLLFNPPYVVTPSEEVESHGIEASWAGGKKGREVMDRVFPLVPDLLSPEGLFYLVTIKENNPDEILETMTKHGLEGTRVLSRQAGPEMLTILRFRKSLITALHLPDTRHAES, from the exons ATGGCGGCGTCAGCGCTGCCGACACCGCGGTATGATCACGTGGGGCCGCATGGGCCCTTCCGTGATGTGTATGAGCCGGCCGAGGACACCTTCTTGCTGCTGGACGCACTGGAGCAGGACGCGGCCCTCCTGAGGCAGGCCCG AGTTGAGATCTGCCTTGAAATAGGATCTGGATCTGGTGTGGTTTCGACATTTGTTGCTTCCATTATTGGATCCAGTGCACTGTATAT atGCACAGATATCAACCCAATGGCAGCCTACTGTACACTGGAGACAGCTCTGCTTAACAACGTTCACCTTCAGCCTGTCATTACTGACTTG GTCAAAGGACTGTCTCCAAGATTAAATGGGAAGGTTGATCTACTGCTATTTAATCCACCATATGTGGTGACACCTTCTGAAGAG GTGGAAAGCCACGGAATAGAGGCATCCTGGGCTGGTGGCAAGAAGGGCAGAGAAGTAATGGACAGAGTTTTTCCATTAGTACCAGACCTACTTTCACCAGAAGGATTATTCTACTTGGTcacaattaaagaaaataatccag ATGAAATCCTGGAAACAATGACGAAACATGGCTTAGAAGGCACACGAGTACTTTCCAGACAAGCAGGACCAGAGATGCTTACTATCCTCAGATTTAGGAAGTCATTGATAACTGCTCTTCATCTTCCAGACACTAGACATGCAGAAAGCTGA